A genomic window from Agreia sp. COWG includes:
- a CDS encoding CGNR zinc finger domain-containing protein — MHFAPDTEDTLAFVVDLANTVAGATRSGVDELASPALLSALLDAHGYTGRFDRDDAELDDVRRARTQLRHVWTLDRDSAAEEVNTMLRTTRALPQLVRHDAFDWHLHPTDNDAPLADRILSEASLAFVDVIRGDECGRLRACAAPDCAGIFADLSRNGSKRFCSVRCGNRVNMIAFRERAALDDRGDGAGA; from the coding sequence TTGCATTTTGCCCCTGACACCGAAGATACGCTGGCCTTCGTCGTCGACCTCGCCAACACGGTCGCCGGGGCGACCCGCAGCGGTGTCGACGAGTTGGCCTCGCCCGCTCTGCTCTCGGCGCTGCTCGACGCTCACGGCTACACCGGGCGCTTCGACCGAGACGACGCCGAGCTCGACGATGTGCGGCGGGCGCGCACCCAGTTGCGGCACGTGTGGACCCTCGATCGCGACAGCGCTGCGGAGGAGGTCAACACCATGCTCCGCACGACCAGGGCGCTCCCCCAACTCGTGAGGCACGATGCCTTCGACTGGCATCTGCACCCGACCGACAACGACGCGCCACTGGCCGACCGCATCCTCAGCGAGGCATCGCTCGCGTTCGTCGACGTGATCAGAGGCGACGAGTGCGGGCGGCTCCGGGCGTGCGCGGCCCCGGACTGCGCCGGGATCTTCGCCGATCTGTCGCGCAACGGCTCCAAGAGGTTCTGCAGCGTGCGCTGCGGCAACCGCGTGAACATGATCGCCTTCCGCGAGCGCGCCGCACTCGATGACAGGGGCGACGGCGCGGGCGCGTAG
- a CDS encoding DMT family transporter, translated as MKRSSTSAGLVVAVIAAASFGTSGALIKPVLEAGWSPAAAVTVRALVGAIVLAPVAMVALRGNWRALWHSRTRVLAMALIGVAATQLLYFAAIERIPVGTAILVEYTAPLLLVAIAWARTRRIPKAVVLVGSVVALAGLVLVVSPGGSTSFDALGLALALAAMVGCAVYYLVAAQPSDGLPPVALAASGLLVGGVALGLIGLTGLLPFTATFGDVVLFGGVAPWWLPLGIVGVVSTAVAYATGIAASEMLGSRLASFVGLLEVVAATFYAWLLLGEQLSVPQLLGGLLILVGIAFVRSEKTDAPLEPGIDSSVPLASSAGPGERVPS; from the coding sequence GTGAAGCGTTCGTCGACATCAGCGGGCCTGGTCGTCGCGGTCATCGCCGCTGCGTCATTCGGTACCTCCGGGGCCCTGATCAAGCCGGTCCTCGAAGCCGGATGGAGCCCCGCAGCGGCCGTGACCGTGCGCGCGCTGGTCGGCGCGATCGTGCTGGCCCCGGTTGCGATGGTCGCCCTCCGCGGCAACTGGCGCGCGCTCTGGCACTCGCGCACCCGGGTGCTCGCCATGGCTCTGATCGGCGTCGCTGCCACCCAGCTGCTGTACTTCGCGGCCATCGAGCGCATCCCCGTCGGCACGGCCATTCTCGTCGAGTACACGGCGCCGCTTCTGCTCGTCGCCATCGCCTGGGCCCGCACTCGTCGCATCCCCAAGGCTGTGGTGCTCGTCGGCTCGGTCGTCGCCTTGGCCGGTCTCGTTCTGGTCGTCTCGCCGGGAGGCTCGACGAGTTTCGACGCGTTGGGGCTCGCCCTGGCCCTCGCCGCCATGGTCGGATGCGCCGTGTACTACCTCGTTGCCGCGCAGCCCAGCGACGGTCTGCCTCCCGTCGCATTGGCGGCATCCGGTCTGTTGGTGGGCGGCGTGGCCCTCGGCCTCATCGGGCTCACAGGGCTCCTGCCCTTCACCGCCACGTTCGGCGACGTCGTCCTGTTCGGCGGGGTCGCACCATGGTGGCTCCCGCTCGGCATCGTGGGAGTCGTCTCGACCGCGGTGGCCTACGCCACCGGAATCGCGGCCAGTGAGATGCTCGGCTCCCGGTTGGCCTCGTTCGTCGGCCTTCTCGAGGTCGTCGCGGCAACCTTCTACGCGTGGCTCCTGCTCGGCGAACAGCTGAGCGTTCCGCAGCTGCTCGGCGGCCTGCTGATCCTCGTCGGCATCGCCTTCGTACGCAGCGAGAAGACGGATGCGCCGCTCGAGCCCGGCATCGATTCCTCGGTGCCGCTCGCATCTTCTGCCGGGCCGGGTGAGCGAGTACCCTCCTGA
- a CDS encoding dihydrofolate reductase family protein, which translates to MAQLLYSAITSLDGYSADAGGDFSWGAPDEEVHAAINEQQRSIGTYLYGRRMYEIMRFWESEQAIADDDPIAADYGRIWRAADKVVYSATLAEASTQHTRIERSFQPAVVERLKREAVADLSIAGATIAAAAFEANLIDEVSFYVTPIVVGGGLRALPTASRRHLVLLEQRSFGSGVVFLRYRPE; encoded by the coding sequence ATGGCACAGCTGCTGTATTCCGCGATCACGTCGCTCGACGGCTACTCGGCCGATGCAGGCGGAGACTTCTCGTGGGGCGCACCCGATGAAGAGGTGCACGCGGCGATCAACGAGCAGCAGCGCTCGATCGGCACCTATCTCTACGGGCGACGCATGTACGAGATCATGCGCTTCTGGGAGAGCGAGCAGGCGATCGCCGACGATGATCCCATCGCGGCCGATTACGGCCGCATCTGGCGGGCGGCCGACAAGGTGGTGTACTCGGCCACCCTCGCCGAAGCGTCAACGCAGCACACCCGCATAGAGCGGTCGTTTCAGCCGGCCGTCGTCGAGCGGCTCAAGCGCGAGGCCGTCGCCGATCTCAGCATCGCCGGCGCGACGATCGCCGCGGCTGCCTTCGAGGCGAACCTCATCGACGAGGTGAGCTTCTATGTGACGCCCATTGTCGTGGGCGGCGGACTGCGCGCTCTGCCGACCGCGTCTCGACGACACCTGGTTCTTCTCGAACAGCGCTCATTCGGCAGCGGAGTCGTGTTTCTGCGCTACCGTCCCGAATGA
- a CDS encoding DNA alkylation repair protein: protein MSEAGDFIDSALQYESSWQRAEEHAAAFGDGLEYYGASVGAIRGTLRDASRRYPALAHDDVTALSSELWSRPVYESRLAAIVLLQSNVAILRHTDLTRIEGFLRTAVAPVLVDNLARDVVAPLLAALDATAASRAHAVLDRWSAGTDPELRRAAELVRNAS from the coding sequence GTGAGCGAGGCGGGCGATTTCATCGACTCGGCGTTGCAGTACGAGTCCTCCTGGCAGCGAGCCGAGGAGCACGCAGCCGCGTTCGGAGATGGCCTCGAGTACTACGGCGCGTCCGTCGGGGCCATCCGCGGAACGCTCCGTGACGCGTCGCGCAGGTATCCGGCCCTGGCCCACGACGACGTCACGGCGCTCAGCTCCGAGCTCTGGAGTCGCCCCGTGTACGAGAGTCGGCTGGCCGCGATCGTGCTGTTGCAGTCGAACGTCGCCATCCTGCGCCACACCGACCTCACCCGCATCGAGGGCTTCCTGCGAACGGCGGTCGCCCCTGTCCTGGTCGATAACCTGGCGCGCGACGTCGTCGCGCCACTGCTCGCGGCCCTGGATGCGACGGCCGCCTCGCGCGCGCACGCCGTGCTCGACCGGTGGTCGGCCGGCACCGACCCCGAGCTGCGGCGTGCGGCCGAACTGGTGCGCAACGCAAGCTGA
- the msrB gene encoding peptide-methionine (R)-S-oxide reductase MsrB yields the protein MASEYTKTPEALARLTRAQRRVTQDDKTEPAFMNEFWNTKDAGIYVDVVSGEPLFASTDKYDSHSGWPSFTVPIDANNIVIKTDRAWGMVRTEVRSAGGDSHLGHVFDDGPVEAGGLRYCINSASLRFVAEADLENEGYGEYRRLFAQPTESTTSTEPVSSTEEISR from the coding sequence GTGGCATCCGAATACACAAAAACCCCCGAGGCCCTGGCCCGCCTCACCCGAGCGCAGCGTCGCGTGACTCAAGATGACAAGACCGAGCCCGCCTTCATGAACGAGTTCTGGAACACGAAGGATGCGGGCATCTACGTCGATGTCGTGTCGGGTGAACCCCTGTTCGCCTCCACCGACAAGTACGACAGCCACTCGGGCTGGCCGAGTTTCACCGTTCCGATCGACGCGAACAACATCGTGATCAAGACAGACCGCGCGTGGGGCATGGTGCGCACAGAAGTGCGTTCCGCCGGGGGCGACAGTCACCTCGGTCACGTCTTCGACGACGGTCCCGTCGAGGCGGGCGGCCTGCGCTACTGCATCAACTCCGCGTCGCTGCGTTTCGTGGCCGAGGCGGATCTCGAGAACGAGGGTTACGGTGAATACCGTCGCCTGTTCGCACAACCCACCGAATCAACGACGAGCACCGAGCCCGTATCAAGCACCGAGGAGATCTCACGATGA
- the msrA gene encoding peptide-methionine (S)-S-oxide reductase MsrA yields the protein MSTTTETAILAGGCFWGVQDLIRKRPGVLSTRTGYSGGDVANATYRNHGTHAESLEIVFDPSQISYRDLLEFFFQIHDPSTKDRQGNDRGVSYRSAIFYTSDEQKRIALDTIADVDASGLWPGKVVTEVAPAGDFWEAEEEHQDYLEKYPNGYTCHYVRPGWKLPRREQSVA from the coding sequence ATGAGCACGACAACCGAAACGGCCATCCTGGCCGGAGGATGTTTCTGGGGAGTCCAGGATCTGATCCGCAAGCGCCCGGGAGTCCTGTCGACGCGCACCGGGTACTCCGGCGGCGACGTGGCGAACGCCACCTACCGCAATCACGGAACCCACGCGGAGTCGCTCGAGATCGTCTTCGACCCCAGTCAGATCAGCTACCGCGATCTGCTCGAGTTCTTCTTCCAGATCCACGACCCGTCTACCAAGGACCGCCAGGGAAACGACAGGGGCGTCAGCTACCGCAGCGCCATCTTCTACACGAGCGATGAGCAGAAGCGAATCGCGCTCGACACCATCGCCGACGTCGACGCATCCGGCCTCTGGCCCGGAAAGGTCGTCACCGAGGTCGCGCCCGCCGGAGACTTCTGGGAGGCCGAGGAAGAGCACCAGGACTACCTCGAGAAGTACCCCAACGGCTACACGTGCCACTACGTGCGGCCGGGCTGGAAGCTGCCGCGCCGGGAGCAGTCGGTGGCCTGA
- a CDS encoding TMEM175 family protein, whose protein sequence is MTSIVQPDLDADLASDARGDLGRLVTFSDAVVAIAATLLVLPLADHASQTGTPSLPDILAESGTQVLLFLLSFVVICRFWLTHHSIFRSLAAFDSTLFWINVVWLFSIVLLPYTTGLIGAADSRDPVTNGIYVANMLLTSLAGLGMQWHVGRSPQLIRAESRASGSHAPARRLAPSIEAVLAMAAALALVVFVPSVGLWALLLLTLTGVVDRLVIRRRPQR, encoded by the coding sequence GTGACGAGCATCGTGCAGCCTGACCTCGACGCAGACCTGGCCTCGGACGCCCGGGGCGACCTCGGGCGGCTTGTCACGTTCAGTGACGCTGTAGTGGCGATCGCCGCAACGCTGCTCGTTCTTCCCCTGGCGGATCACGCCAGCCAGACGGGTACCCCGTCGCTGCCGGACATCCTCGCCGAGAGCGGCACGCAGGTGCTCCTATTTCTCTTGAGCTTCGTGGTCATCTGCCGGTTCTGGCTCACCCATCATTCGATATTCCGCTCGCTGGCCGCCTTCGACTCGACGCTGTTCTGGATCAACGTGGTCTGGCTGTTCTCGATCGTTCTCCTGCCCTATACGACCGGTCTCATCGGCGCCGCCGACAGCCGAGATCCGGTGACCAACGGAATCTACGTGGCCAACATGCTTCTCACGTCGCTCGCGGGCCTCGGTATGCAGTGGCACGTGGGCCGCTCGCCCCAGCTGATTCGCGCGGAATCGCGCGCATCCGGTTCGCACGCACCCGCGAGGCGGCTCGCGCCGAGCATCGAGGCGGTGCTGGCCATGGCGGCGGCCTTGGCGCTGGTGGTGTTCGTGCCCTCCGTCGGCCTGTGGGCCCTGCTTCTGCTCACCCTGACGGGCGTCGTCGATCGGCTCGTGATTCGGCGACGCCCGCAGAGGTGA
- a CDS encoding DUF1992 domain-containing protein produces the protein MSGSSEPRDSRLHVARYQVEKLTPESATESETDAGQPSMEQRAQIVEIHLQQAMRRGDFDDLPGAGKPLTGLQNAYDPNWWIRQKIENERLTGLGPPALTLRTENAQLDARLDAAPSEDAVRHALLDFNARIIEARRQLQGGPPVVTRPRDVDAEIERWRERRDARYRAGAEARAREEKAFAALGWRERRRQRRQDRRQERRPTRPEAGEKTEP, from the coding sequence ATGAGCGGCTCGAGTGAACCACGCGACTCCCGTCTGCATGTCGCGCGGTATCAGGTCGAGAAGCTGACGCCCGAGTCGGCGACCGAGTCAGAGACCGATGCCGGCCAGCCCTCCATGGAGCAGCGCGCTCAGATCGTCGAGATCCACCTTCAGCAGGCGATGCGCCGCGGCGATTTCGATGATCTGCCGGGGGCGGGCAAGCCGCTCACCGGACTTCAGAATGCATACGACCCGAACTGGTGGATCCGGCAGAAGATCGAGAACGAGCGGCTGACCGGGCTCGGTCCGCCCGCATTGACTCTGCGCACCGAGAACGCGCAGCTCGATGCGCGCCTCGACGCTGCGCCCTCGGAGGATGCGGTGCGGCACGCTCTCCTGGACTTCAACGCGCGCATCATCGAGGCCCGGAGACAGCTGCAGGGCGGACCCCCGGTCGTCACCAGGCCTCGCGATGTGGATGCTGAGATCGAACGATGGCGAGAGAGACGGGATGCCCGCTACCGCGCGGGTGCGGAGGCACGAGCGCGGGAAGAAAAGGCGTTCGCCGCCCTCGGCTGGCGAGAGCGCCGTCGGCAGCGCCGCCAGGACCGCCGTCAGGAGCGCCGCCCAACACGCCCCGAAGCCGGCGAGAAGACCGAGCCGTAA
- a CDS encoding SDR family oxidoreductase: protein MRIAIAGGHGKIALLLQKKLSDSGHEAVGFIRNPEQAGDLLVAGGIPVVLDLEKVSVDTLAADLAGVDAVVFAAGAGPNSGNERKLTVDRDGAILLADAAVRAGIRRFVIISSMAADTFEPDSDESFQVYLRAKSEADSAVRQRDLDWTIIRPGTLSDDPGTGLVRLAENIGEGRIPRADVAELVYCSIVDGVGLHAQFEAISGDDPVAEALTKARY, encoded by the coding sequence ATGCGTATTGCAATTGCGGGCGGCCACGGCAAGATCGCCCTCCTCCTTCAGAAGAAGCTCAGCGACTCCGGACACGAAGCGGTCGGGTTCATTCGAAACCCGGAGCAGGCCGGTGACCTCCTCGTCGCCGGCGGCATCCCCGTGGTGCTCGACCTCGAGAAGGTCTCGGTCGACACTCTCGCCGCAGATCTGGCGGGGGTGGACGCGGTGGTGTTCGCCGCCGGCGCCGGTCCGAACTCGGGTAATGAGCGCAAGCTCACCGTCGACCGCGACGGCGCGATACTGCTCGCCGACGCCGCGGTGCGTGCCGGCATCCGGCGTTTCGTGATCATCTCGTCGATGGCCGCAGACACCTTCGAGCCGGATTCCGACGAGTCCTTCCAGGTCTACCTGCGGGCGAAGAGCGAGGCTGATTCCGCCGTTCGCCAGCGCGATCTCGACTGGACGATCATCCGCCCCGGAACCCTGAGCGATGACCCGGGAACGGGCCTCGTGCGCCTCGCCGAGAACATCGGCGAGGGAAGGATCCCCCGCGCCGACGTGGCCGAGCTGGTCTACTGCAGCATCGTCGACGGTGTGGGCCTGCATGCCCAGTTCGAAGCCATCTCGGGCGACGATCCGGTCGCCGAGGCACTGACCAAGGCGCGTTACTAG
- a CDS encoding SipW-dependent-type signal peptide-containing protein: MGTTTTESIPAAAATTATARTKRGIVRAILAGGLVLGVGAAVTLAAWNDSEFASSAFGAGSFDLEGQESLAAGFTDHEAAPGAPLEFGLAPENLSPGDVVYAPFALRLDDATTNDATISIASTGTGVNAANLSYAITTTATFGCDAATVGTALVPALTPTTASPTATFTLAQGAAGAPGAAVNLCLIVTAGTTLAEGAAADVTWEFSAVSVSAN, encoded by the coding sequence ATGGGGACGACAACGACGGAATCAATTCCAGCGGCGGCAGCGACAACCGCCACGGCGAGAACCAAGCGGGGCATCGTTCGCGCGATCCTGGCTGGCGGGCTGGTGCTCGGCGTCGGCGCGGCCGTCACACTTGCCGCCTGGAACGACTCCGAGTTCGCCTCGAGCGCGTTCGGCGCTGGCTCGTTCGACCTCGAGGGCCAGGAGTCGCTCGCGGCCGGGTTCACAGATCACGAGGCCGCCCCTGGTGCACCCCTGGAGTTCGGTCTTGCTCCCGAGAACCTCTCGCCCGGTGACGTGGTCTATGCGCCGTTCGCGCTTCGTCTCGACGATGCGACGACGAACGACGCCACCATCAGCATCGCGAGCACGGGCACGGGCGTGAACGCGGCCAACCTGAGCTATGCGATCACCACGACGGCAACCTTCGGCTGCGATGCGGCGACCGTGGGCACCGCACTTGTTCCGGCGCTGACCCCCACCACTGCCAGCCCCACAGCGACGTTCACCCTCGCTCAGGGAGCGGCGGGTGCACCGGGCGCTGCGGTCAACCTGTGCCTGATCGTGACCGCCGGCACCACCTTGGCCGAGGGCGCCGCTGCAGACGTGACATGGGAGTTCAGCGCCGTGTCGGTCTCTGCCAACTGA
- a CDS encoding SipW-dependent-type signal peptide-containing protein, producing MRHANQRTRGRFSRARAVLAGGLVLGVGGSLTMAAWADSEAGQATFTASRFATESSINSGTAWVDSSATAPLTFAFPAGGLSPSTVKYAPFWVRTKALSLDGTLALQAATTNNATFANSLKYRAVRYTGATCDASAFTAGATYLAGTSGTPATNGIVVTAAPTTTPASTITVAANQTQATQFCFEVSMNADASTDLQGQSITVTWEVRATSSS from the coding sequence ATGCGTCACGCGAATCAACGCACCCGCGGCCGCTTCTCGAGGGCTCGTGCAGTGCTTGCCGGGGGGCTCGTGCTCGGCGTGGGCGGCTCGCTCACCATGGCGGCCTGGGCCGACAGCGAGGCGGGCCAGGCGACCTTCACGGCGAGCCGATTCGCCACGGAATCATCGATCAACTCGGGAACGGCCTGGGTCGACTCATCTGCAACCGCACCGCTGACCTTCGCTTTCCCCGCCGGCGGCCTGTCCCCGTCCACCGTCAAGTACGCGCCGTTCTGGGTGCGCACCAAGGCCCTCTCTCTCGACGGAACACTCGCGCTCCAGGCGGCGACGACAAATAACGCTACCTTCGCCAACAGCCTGAAGTACCGCGCGGTGCGCTACACCGGCGCCACCTGCGACGCCTCCGCATTCACGGCGGGAGCCACCTATCTGGCGGGCACATCCGGAACACCGGCCACCAACGGCATCGTCGTCACGGCGGCGCCCACGACGACGCCGGCCAGCACCATCACCGTGGCAGCGAACCAGACGCAGGCGACCCAGTTCTGCTTCGAGGTTTCGATGAACGCCGATGCGTCGACCGATCTGCAGGGGCAGTCGATCACGGTGACGTGGGAAGTCAGGGCGACGTCGAGCTCATGA
- a CDS encoding signal peptidase I, producing the protein MASVLGAVCIALTLAAVLFDITLVMFKTGSMSPTIPAGSLAVVREIPASEARVGDIVTVDRPDQLPVTHRVVKTEPGPDGSAVLTLRGDANPVDDPAPYTVSTVRVVMASVPGLAFAVVFMSNPLALGTVTVVVASFITWYFWPRGGRPRRSRASHASH; encoded by the coding sequence GTGGCTTCCGTCCTCGGAGCCGTGTGCATCGCGTTGACTCTCGCGGCCGTGTTGTTCGACATTACGCTCGTCATGTTCAAGACGGGATCGATGTCGCCGACGATCCCGGCAGGCTCGCTCGCCGTCGTACGAGAGATCCCCGCATCCGAGGCCAGGGTCGGTGACATCGTGACCGTCGACCGCCCCGACCAGCTTCCCGTCACGCACAGGGTCGTGAAGACCGAGCCGGGCCCGGATGGCTCCGCCGTGCTGACCCTGCGCGGAGATGCCAACCCCGTCGATGATCCCGCTCCCTACACGGTGTCGACCGTCCGAGTGGTGATGGCGTCCGTGCCAGGGCTGGCCTTTGCGGTGGTCTTCATGTCGAACCCGTTGGCGCTCGGCACCGTCACCGTCGTGGTGGCCAGCTTCATCACCTGGTACTTCTGGCCGAGGGGCGGGCGACCCAGGCGGTCCAGGGCCAGCCATGCGTCGCATTGA
- the pta gene encoding phosphate acetyltransferase, protein MSQSIYVASAEGHSGKSTIALGVLDTLCRSLQRVGVFRPIARSVAERDYVLEMLLEHDGVELSYEQTIGVTYDDVHNDPDAALSAIVERYKAVERECDAVVILGSDYTDVGSPSELSFNARIAANLGAPVLLVLGGRKGQGSGETLGYSESRTPENMRQLTELAMVELKAAHATLLGIIANRSDPEKLDEIRHAIGTAAHPATVPIWALPEDRMLVAPTMQHLTEAIDGTLLSGDPQLLGREALGVVIAGMSMVNVLPRLTESAVVVIPSDRVEVLLAVLMANASGTFPSLSGIVLNGGFELPEPITRLIAGLDSTLPIVTTELGTYDTALRVTSTRGRLAADSQRKYDSALSLFEQHVDGSRLLELLDVSSSTVVTPLMFEYGLIDQARHVRRHIVLPEGDDDRVLKAASTVLARGIAELTIVGEADEVLTRAAGLGLDLDGAHIVSVFDEKYRQPFAEEYARLRAHKGVTVEQARYTITDVSYFGTMMVKLGLADGMVSGAAHTTAHTIRPAFEVIKTQPGVSVVSSVFLMALADRVLVYGDCAVIPDPTAEQLADIAISSSATATQFGVDPRIAMLSYSTGTSGSGAEVEKVRTATQLVRERRPDLLVEGPIQYDAAADAAVAATKMPDSLVAGRATVFIFPDLNTGNNTYKAVQRSAGAVAIGPVLQGLNKPINDLSRGALVADIVNTIAITAIQAAAEKVSA, encoded by the coding sequence GTGTCACAAAGCATCTACGTCGCATCTGCCGAGGGCCACTCCGGCAAGTCCACGATCGCGCTGGGAGTGCTCGACACCCTGTGTCGCTCGCTGCAGCGGGTGGGGGTCTTCCGGCCGATCGCGCGCTCCGTTGCCGAGCGTGACTACGTGCTCGAGATGCTGCTCGAACACGACGGTGTCGAGCTCAGCTACGAGCAGACCATCGGTGTCACCTACGACGACGTGCACAACGATCCGGATGCCGCCCTGTCGGCCATCGTGGAGCGCTACAAGGCGGTCGAGCGCGAGTGCGACGCCGTCGTGATCCTCGGCTCCGACTACACCGACGTCGGCAGCCCCAGCGAGCTGTCCTTCAACGCGCGCATCGCCGCCAACCTCGGCGCGCCGGTGCTGCTGGTGCTCGGCGGCCGCAAGGGTCAGGGCTCGGGCGAGACCCTCGGTTACTCCGAGTCGCGCACGCCCGAGAACATGCGCCAACTCACCGAGCTCGCCATGGTCGAGCTCAAGGCTGCGCACGCCACGCTGTTGGGCATCATCGCGAACCGGTCCGATCCAGAGAAGCTCGACGAGATCCGGCATGCGATCGGCACGGCCGCGCATCCGGCCACCGTTCCCATCTGGGCGCTGCCCGAAGACCGGATGCTCGTCGCCCCCACCATGCAACACCTCACCGAGGCGATCGACGGCACGCTGCTGTCGGGCGATCCGCAGCTGCTCGGACGAGAGGCGTTGGGCGTCGTCATCGCGGGCATGTCGATGGTCAACGTGCTTCCCCGTCTGACGGAGAGCGCGGTGGTGGTCATCCCCTCCGACCGCGTCGAGGTGCTGCTCGCCGTGCTGATGGCCAACGCCTCCGGCACGTTCCCTTCACTCTCGGGCATCGTCCTGAACGGCGGATTCGAGCTGCCTGAGCCGATCACGCGGCTCATCGCCGGACTCGACTCCACCCTGCCCATCGTGACCACCGAGCTCGGAACATACGACACTGCGCTCCGCGTCACCTCCACCCGCGGTCGCCTGGCGGCCGACTCGCAGCGCAAGTACGACAGCGCCCTCTCGCTCTTCGAACAGCACGTCGACGGGTCGAGGCTGCTCGAGTTGCTCGACGTCAGCTCCTCGACCGTGGTGACCCCGTTGATGTTCGAGTACGGGCTCATCGACCAGGCTCGCCACGTGCGCCGACACATCGTGCTGCCCGAGGGTGACGACGATCGAGTGCTGAAGGCGGCCAGCACTGTGCTGGCCCGCGGTATCGCCGAGCTCACGATCGTGGGTGAGGCCGACGAGGTGCTCACCCGCGCCGCCGGCCTCGGCCTCGATCTCGACGGCGCCCATATCGTGAGCGTCTTCGACGAGAAGTATCGTCAGCCGTTCGCCGAGGAGTACGCGCGCCTCCGCGCCCACAAGGGCGTCACCGTCGAGCAGGCGCGCTACACCATCACCGATGTCTCGTACTTCGGAACCATGATGGTGAAGCTCGGCCTCGCCGACGGCATGGTCTCGGGGGCCGCACATACGACGGCGCACACCATCCGGCCCGCGTTCGAGGTCATCAAGACCCAGCCCGGCGTCTCCGTCGTCTCGAGCGTGTTCCTCATGGCGCTCGCCGATCGGGTGCTGGTCTACGGCGACTGCGCCGTCATCCCCGATCCCACGGCCGAGCAGCTGGCCGACATCGCGATCTCGTCGAGCGCCACGGCAACGCAGTTCGGCGTCGACCCGCGCATCGCCATGCTGTCGTACTCCACGGGCACATCGGGCTCTGGCGCCGAGGTCGAGAAGGTACGCACGGCCACCCAGCTCGTGCGCGAGCGCAGGCCCGACCTGCTCGTCGAGGGTCCCATCCAGTACGACGCGGCAGCAGACGCCGCGGTGGCAGCCACGAAGATGCCAGACAGCCTGGTGGCCGGCCGCGCCACGGTGTTCATCTTCCCCGACCTCAACACCGGCAACAACACCTACAAAGCGGTACAGCGAAGCGCGGGGGCCGTCGCCATCGGACCCGTTCTTCAGGGGCTGAACAAGCCGATCAACGATCTGTCGCGTGGCGCGCTCGTCGCCGACATCGTGAACACCATCGCCATCACCGCTATCCAGGCCGCAGCAGAGAAGGTATCCGCATGA